A portion of the Chaetodon trifascialis isolate fChaTrf1 chromosome 7, fChaTrf1.hap1, whole genome shotgun sequence genome contains these proteins:
- the LOC139333766 gene encoding tetraspanin-13-like, with the protein MVCGGFVCTKNALCALNILYVLVSLLLIGVAAWGKWFGLISSVRVVAGVLGVGTFLFVVAFVGLCGALKHHQVLLFFYMIILFIVFVVQFSVSCACLALNKDQQNHLLEVGWNKSEDTQKDIEKTLDCCGFSYVDYNGSCAARCFHNTPAPSCDTCSSIIQQYTGEVLQFVGGIGLFFSFTEIFGVWLTHRYRNIRDPRSNPGAFL; encoded by the exons ATGGTTTGCGGCGGGTTCGTTTGCACCAAGAACGCGCTCTGCGCTCTCAATATTCTTTACGTT TTGGTGAGTCTGCTGCTGATCGGGGTGGCAGCCTGGGGGAAATGGTTCGGCCTGATCTCCAGCGTCAGGGTAGTGGCGGGAGTCCTCGGCGTGGGCACGTTCCTCTTCGTGGTGGCCTTCGTGGGGCTGTGCGGCGCCCTGAAGCACCACCAGGTCCTGCTTTTCTTC TACATGATAATCCTGTTCATAGTGTTTGTCGTGCAGTTTTCTGTGTCCTGTGCTTGTCTGGCCCTGAATAAAGACCAACAG AACCACCTGCTGGAGGTTGGATGGAACAAATCCGAGGACACTCAAAAGGACATAGAGAAAACACTCGACTGTTGCGGCTTCTCTTATGTCGACTACAACGGCTCGTGTGCCGCT AGATGCTTTCACAACACTCCTGCACCGTCTTGTGACACGTGCTCAAGCATTATCCAGCAGTACACCGGAGAGGTGCTGCAGTTCGTTGGCGGCATCGGACTCTTCTTCAGTTTTACAGAG ATCTTTGGAGTTTGGCTCACCCACAGATACAGAAATATCAGAGACCCTCGATCAAATCCTGGAGCCTTTCTATAA
- the LOC139333506 gene encoding C-type lectin domain family 12 member B-like, translating to MEEEINYASVAFKNGAPAPKEKKEDPTIYAQVKTKGPVTTVSADGEAAARPHFRVLAMCLGILCVLLVVSISAIIYISVAMNGQKTDLSNLRAQTEKLIVERSNLEKETKELSRVRDDLNWTLGVILTFDTFPVNEYCPKKTGPSVLLDCQPCKKNWIAFQEKCYLFYDGNFWRSWGESRKYCQDTSADLVVINSLQEQEFISNNTKFYFDKFHGFWLGLNDTGANNWVWLDGRNDTLR from the exons ATGGAGGAAGAAATCAATTATGCCTCTGTGGCTTTTAAAAATGGTGCCCCAGCTCCAAAAG agaaaaaagaggacccGACAATCTATGCCCAAGTAAAAACTAAAGGGCCCGTTACTACAGTGTCAG CAGATGGCGAAGCAGCTGCACGCCCTCACTTTCGTGTGTTGGCGATGTGTTTGGGGATCCTCTGCGTCCTCCTGGTGGTTAGCATCAGCGCCATCATCTACA TCAGCGTGGCAATGAATGGGCAGAAAACAGACCTCAGCAACCTCAGAGCACAAACTGAGAAGCTGATCGTGGAGAGGAGCAACttagagaaagagacaaaggagCTGAGCAGAGTCCGTGACGATCTCAACTGGACTTTGGGAGTCATTCTGACATTTGACACCTTTCCAGTAAATGAATACTGCCCAAAGAAGA CTGGCCCAAGTGTCCTTCTCGACTGTCAGCCGTGTAAGAAAAACTGGATTGCGTTCCAGGAAAAGTGCTACCTGTTTTACGATGGAAACTTTTGGAGGAGTTGGGGAGAGAGCCGAAAGTATTGCCAAGACACATCTGCAGATCTGGTTGTTATTAATAGTCTACAAGAACAG GAATTCATCAGTAATAACACCAAGTTCTACTTTGACAAGTTTCATGGATTCTGGTTGGGGTTAAATGACACTGGTGCCAATAACTGGGTGTGGCTTGATGGACGTAATGACACTCTGAGGTAA
- the LOC139334133 gene encoding C-type lectin domain family 4 member M-like has protein sequence MEEELNYATVIFKADAASAHEKTSNLEIIYDELTTKEKASDTNPVIPVEREEREEKKAQLYTLLHLVAAGLGIICVILVSVIVALTLHFNTVMSEQRRENTNLTAENLQLWTEKTDLESLTEELNREKDGLKWTIGVIMEYENFPVETFCPQKVCKPCLDGWVLFQLSCYRFIDNTYYHYWRTWQGSRNDCRYMKADLAVIDSQEEQEFINNHTEKYDDDNHGYWIGLSSNEVEGTWTWVDGSNVTLTYWKTSEPGYRVSCALTLSQADPLANWHKVSCDMRNRWICEKRALFRESDIYPN, from the exons ATGGAGGAAGAGCTCAACTATGCGACGGTGATTTTCAAGGCTGACGCTGCTTCTGCTCATG agaaaacaagcaatttgGAAATAATCTATGATGAACTGACGACCAAGGAGAAGGCGTCCGACACAAATCCTGTCATACCAG tggagagagaagaaagagaggaaaagaaagctCAGCTGTACACTCTGCTTCATTTGGTGGCAGCAGGTTTGGGGATCATCTGTGTGATCCTGGTGTCCGTCATCGTCGCCCTCACTCTCCACT TCAACACGGTCATGTCAGAGCAGCGAAGAGAAAACACCAACTTAACAGCAGAGAATCTGCAGCTGTGGACAGAAAAGACCGACTTGGAGAGCCTGACGGAAGAgctgaacagagagaaagacggacTCAAGTGGACCATCGGCGTCATCATGGAATATGAGAACTTCCCCGTGGAGACCTTCTGCCCACAGAAAG TGTGTAAACCTTGTCTGGACGGCTGGGTGCTGTTTCAGCTGAGCTGTTACCGGTTTATTGACAATACTTATTATCATTACTGGAGGACTTGGCAGGGAAGCCGTAATGACTGCAGATACATGAAAGCAGACCTGGCGGTGATTGACAGCCAGGAGGAACAG GAATTCATCAATAACCACACAGAAAAATACGATGATGACAATCATGGCTACTGGATTGGCTTGAGCAGCAATGAAGTGGAGGGCACGTGGACGTGGGTAGATGGAAGCAATGTCACTTTGAC GTACTGGAAGACATCAGAACCTGGCTACAGAGTATCCTGTGCTCTAACTCTGTCACAAGCGGATCCTCTGGCCAACTGGCACAAAGTTAGCTGTGACATGAGGAACCGCTGGATCTGTGAAAAAAGAGCCCTGTTCAGAGAATCAGATATATATCCAAACTGA